A genome region from Mercenaria mercenaria strain notata chromosome 11, MADL_Memer_1, whole genome shotgun sequence includes the following:
- the LOC123532534 gene encoding uncharacterized protein LOC123532534: MMHRFLALVPCLTILSACATLTLTFEQPSWRNMEKLRRSNCTTCKESLVMNVQEVLPRLTLIKQRILNAIGRNPVSQNDLSNDVDNIETRHAPDVPDQPITPKPQRRIGYRLNEIISYSKPANSDHEGNVLEFSLQRSKQSENAEALGASLLLYVDRRRKIRKGGKGKKIVLKVSQFNRNNSTWQNLAVLRTRVKKRRWKRISLPVKAAQQLLDSEQGSLDLKISCIGCGRLVDLVLNKNANNDISTLGADKDGLGINKLRSGKSYRKRRHKRRKHEKLLKRRQKNSGTPILVISTRVEV; this comes from the exons atgatgCACCGTTTCCTTGCACTGGTTCCATGTCTGACGATACTTAGTGCGTGCGCaacattgaccttgacatttgaacAACCGTCATGGCGGAACATGGAAAAATTACGACGCTCAAACTGCACAACATGTAAGGAAAGCCTTGTAATGAATGTCCAAGAAGTGCTACCTAGATTGACACTTATCAAACAACGTATACTAAATGCCATTGGTCGAAATCCGGTGTCACAAAACGATCTATCCAATGATGTGGATAACATTGAAACTAGACACGCCCCGGATGTACCCGATCAACCTATCACACCAAAACCCCAAAGGCGTATAGGATACCGCTTGAATGAGATTATTAGTTATTCTAAACCAGCAA ACAGCGACCATGAAGGGAATGTGTTAGAATTTAGTTTACAGCGCAGTAAACAGTCTGAAAATGCGGAAGCCCTTGGTGCTTCGCTGTTACTCTACGTTGACAGACGACGAAAAATTCGTAAAGGCGGGAAAGGAAAGAAGATTGTTTTGAAAGTGTCACAGTTCAACAGAAACAATAGTACTTGGCAGAATTTGGCCGTGCTACGGACAAGAGTGAAGAAAAGGAGATGGAAACGAATAAGTTTACCGGTGAAAGCTGCACAGCAACTTTTAGACTCCGAACAAGGATCGTTAGATCTTAAAATCTCCTGTATAGGATGTGGTAGATTAGTGgatttagtattaaataaaaacgCCAATAATGATATTAGTACATTAGGTGCCGACAAAGATGGGCTCGGAATCAATAAACTCAGAAGTGGTAAAAGTTACAGAAAGCGAAGACACAAAagaagaaaacatgaaaaacttCTGAAAAGAAGGCAGAAAAACAGTGGTACACCAATTTTGGTTATAAGCACGCGTGTGGAAGTTTGA